A section of the Triticum dicoccoides isolate Atlit2015 ecotype Zavitan chromosome 7A, WEW_v2.0, whole genome shotgun sequence genome encodes:
- the LOC119332144 gene encoding pentatricopeptide repeat-containing protein At5g65560-like has protein sequence MPLPLPVPTSRLLAAISAAASSTADLRRLSHLLLTSYTPLPPLRCLNTLLMALARHRMLPDMESFASRMPARNLRTYTTLINAYCLAGDLPAAKRHLASLLRAGLAPDSHAYTSFVLGYCRAGLLSHACRVFVLMPLRGCARTVFTYTALLHGLCGAGMVREAVAVFAGMRADGCAPDTHVYATMVHGLCGAGRTGEAEVLLAEAMAEGFEPNVVVYNALIDGYCNAGDLELAVKVYERMDLKGCSANVRTYTELICGFCKSGKVDRAMVLFSRMVEAGLAPNVVTYTALIQGQCNNGQLECAFRMLQSMEATGLVPSEWTCSMLIDALCKRGRVGEAQLFLGSLIQKGYRVNEIVYTSLIDGLCKAGKVDAADKLMQKLVSQGFVLDAHTYSSLIDGLCRQKELSQAMLVLDDMMVKGVQPNAVTYTILIDELVRELGPEGSKKILNKMIAAGIKPDVFTYTIFVRSYCHEGRMEGAEHMMVEMVDQGISPNLVTYNTLISGYANLGLASQAFSVFKHMVASRCKPNEVSYTALLRLLVKKKSSNNILASSVDIWKIAEMEYLQELLEEVVKLQLLSDIEIYNCFLRSLCRVDRLEETKILLGEMQSANLTPGEDVYTSIIGCCCRLKMPTEALTFLDSMIKSGYLPRVESYRHIICSLCEEGSIKTAKKVLGDMLLEEYNYDEIVWKILVDGLLRKGNAAECLILLSVMEEQDYRPGDALYAKLTDGKAVVVTGRKKD, from the exons ATGCCCCTGCCCCTGCCCGTTCCCACCtcccgcctcctcgccgccatcTCCGCTGCTGCGTCCTCAACTGCAGACCTCCGCCGCCTCTCCCACCTCCTCCTCACCTCCTACACCCCACTCCCCCCGCTCCGCTGCCTCAATACCCTCCTCATGGCGCTCGCCCGCCACCGCATGCTCCCGGACATGGAGTCCTTCGCATCCCGCATGCCCGCGCGCAACCTTCGCACGTACACCACCCTTATCAATGCCTactgcctcgccggcgacctccctgCTGCCAAGCGGCATCTTGCCTCCCTACTCCGCGCTGGTCTTGCGCCGGACTCTCATGCGTATACCTCATTTGTTCTCGGATATTGTCGGGCGGGGCTGCTTTCGCACGCCTGCCGGGTGTTCGTGCTAATGCCGCTCCGAGGATGTGCACGCACTGTGTTCACGTACACTGCTCTGCTCCATGGGCTGTGTGGCGCCGGTATGGTGCGTGAGGCTGTGGCAGTGTTTGCTGGGATGCGGGCAGACGGGTGCGCCCCTGACACACATGTGTATGCCACGATGGTGCATGGACTGTGTGGGGCGGGGCGAACTGGAGAGGCAGAGGTTCTTCTCGCGGAGGCAATGGCTGAGGGTTTTGAGCCAAATGTGGTCGTCTACAATGCCCTGATTGATGGCTACTGCAATGCCGGGGACCTGGAGCTCGCGGTTAAGGTTTATGAGAGGATGGATCTTAAGGGCTGCTCAGCAAATGTGCGAACGTATACTGAGCTGATATGTGGGTTCTGCAAATCTGGCAAGGTGGACAGAGCCATGGTGCTGTTCAGCCGGATGGTCGAGGCTGGTTTGGCTCCAAATGTGGTGACATACACGGCCTTAATTCAGGGGCAGTGCAATAATGGGCAGTTGGAATGTGCTTTTAGGATGCTCCAATCGATGGAGGCCACCGGGCTGGTTCCTAGTGAGTGGACTTGCTCGATGTTGATTGATGCTCTGTGCAAACGTGGAAGGGTTGGGGAAGCTCAGTTGTTTCTTGGGTCTCTTATACAGAAAGGATACAGGGTGAATGAGATTGTCTACACCAGCTTGATTGATGGACTGTGCAAGGCAGGAAAGGTTGATGCTGCTGACAAGTTAATGCAGAAATTGGTTTCACAGGGGTTTGTGCTAGACGCTCACACATACAGTTCACTAATTGATGGATTATGCAGGCAAAAGGAGTTGTCACAAGCGATGTTGGTGTTGGATGATATGATGGTGAAAGGAGTACAACCCAATGCTGTCACGTATACCATTCTAATTGATGAGCTTGTTAGGGAGCTAGGACCTGAAGGTTCAAAGAAGATACTTAATAAGATGATTGCGGCAGGAATTAAGCCTGATGTTTTCACCTACACAATATTTGTTCGCTCCTACTGTCATGAGGGAAGGATGGAAGGTGCTGAACATATGATGGTTGAAATGGTTGATCAGGGCATTTCCCCTAATTTAGTGACATATAACACTTTGATTAGTGGGTATGCAAATTTAGGACTAGCCAGTCAAGCATTTTCAGTTTTTAAGCACATGGTTGCTAGTAGGTGCAAGCCAAATGAGGTGTCCTACACGGCCCTGCTTAGATTATTGGTAAAGAAAAAATCCTCTAATAATATCCTTGCCAGCTCTGTTGATATATGGAAAATAGCAGAAATGGAATATCTCCAGGAGCTTCTGGAGGAGGTGGTTAAGCTTCAGTTGCTTTCAGACATTGAAATTTACAATTGTTTTCTTAGGTCTTTATGCCGAGTTGATAGATTGGAGGAAACCAAAATTTTGCTCGGTGAGATGCAGAGTGCTAACTTGACCCCTGGCGAGGATGTATATACTTCAATTATAGGGTGTTGTTGCAGACTAAAAATGCCAACAGAAGCTTTGACATTTCTTGATTCAATGATCAAAAGTGGTTATTTACCACGTGTAGAATCGTATAGGCATATTATTTGTTCTCTTTGTGAGGAGGGAAGTATTAAGACTGCTAAAAAGGTTTTGGGTGACATGTTATTGGAGGAATACAACTATGATGAGATAGTTTGGAAGATTCTGGTTGATGGTCTATTGCGGAAGGGCAATGCTGCCGAGTGTTTGATTCTGCTCTCAGTGATGGAGGAGCAAGATTATCGCCCTGGTGATGCATTGTATGCCAAGCTTACAG ATGGCAAGGCAGTTGTCGTCACAGGAAGAAAGAAG GATTAG